Proteins from a genomic interval of Candidatus Cloacimonadota bacterium:
- a CDS encoding ABC transporter ATP-binding protein, protein MRTFDAILPYLKKSYGKILGGIVLLILVDVVQLITPRVMQKAIDGIQQRTVTQTGLIWVALIIVGLAVAVMVLRYFWRVLIIGNSYMIEKNLRQDFYNHLLRLSQNFFNRSKTGDLMAYATNDLNAVRMLFGMGLIAAMDIILMSVASFAFMGSIDWRLTALAVIPMPILTITITVFGKRMHKSFFRVQKSFATLTGTIQESISGIRIVKAFGQEKPELEKVDDVSWDYVRENIRMAKIAGFFHPFQNLIISLSMIITLFFGGRAAIRGDISIGQFVAFFSYLGMLVWPMIAIGWIVDMYQRGTASLKRLNEIFETQPEINDDEADHSIKTLRGEIEIRDLSFRYGENLPLIFDDVSTSLEEGKTMAVVGPTGCGKTTLIELLIRIYNPPKGSILIDGHPLHRIPLNVLRRDVVLVPQDIFLFSDSISDNIRLGSPQTSDEKVYEAAKLAQIYDEVMEFDHKFDTVIGERGVTLSGGQKQRLAIARALLTDPQILILDDALSAVDTKTERFILQKLIETRKGKTTIIIAHRISSIQHADHIIVLGDGKITERGTHNELVAQGGLYHDLYEKQRIRARLEGEEL, encoded by the coding sequence ATGCGGACATTTGACGCCATCCTTCCATATTTGAAGAAGAGCTATGGCAAAATACTGGGCGGGATAGTGTTGCTGATTTTGGTGGACGTGGTCCAGCTCATCACGCCACGTGTCATGCAGAAGGCCATCGACGGAATCCAACAGCGCACGGTTACCCAAACCGGTTTAATCTGGGTTGCTCTGATAATCGTTGGATTGGCTGTGGCGGTGATGGTTCTGCGATATTTTTGGCGCGTTTTAATCATTGGAAATTCGTATATGATTGAAAAAAATCTGCGCCAAGATTTCTACAACCACCTGCTGAGGCTCTCGCAAAACTTTTTCAACCGCAGCAAAACAGGAGATTTGATGGCGTATGCCACAAACGACCTGAACGCGGTGCGAATGCTGTTTGGCATGGGACTGATTGCCGCCATGGACATTATTCTGATGTCGGTGGCATCCTTTGCTTTCATGGGTTCAATCGACTGGCGCCTCACAGCTTTGGCGGTGATTCCAATGCCCATTTTAACCATCACCATCACGGTGTTTGGGAAAAGAATGCACAAGAGCTTTTTCCGGGTGCAAAAAAGCTTTGCCACTCTCACGGGCACCATCCAGGAAAGCATTTCCGGAATCCGCATCGTGAAAGCCTTTGGCCAGGAAAAGCCGGAATTGGAAAAAGTGGATGATGTTTCCTGGGACTATGTGCGCGAAAACATCCGCATGGCGAAAATCGCCGGGTTTTTCCACCCCTTCCAAAACCTCATCATCAGCCTTTCCATGATTATCACGCTATTTTTTGGTGGACGAGCCGCCATTCGCGGTGATATCAGCATCGGACAGTTCGTGGCATTTTTCTCCTATCTGGGCATGCTGGTTTGGCCGATGATTGCCATCGGCTGGATTGTGGACATGTATCAGCGCGGAACCGCGTCCCTGAAGCGTTTGAACGAGATTTTTGAAACCCAGCCGGAAATCAATGACGACGAGGCAGATCACAGCATCAAGACGCTGCGGGGCGAGATTGAAATTCGCGACCTCAGCTTCCGTTATGGTGAAAATCTGCCGCTCATTTTCGACGATGTGAGCACTTCCCTGGAGGAAGGAAAAACCATGGCGGTGGTTGGACCCACTGGTTGCGGAAAAACCACACTGATCGAGCTTTTAATCCGCATCTACAATCCTCCCAAAGGCAGCATCCTCATTGATGGACACCCGCTGCATCGTATTCCGCTGAATGTTTTAAGGCGCGATGTGGTTCTGGTGCCGCAGGATATTTTCCTGTTTTCAGATTCCATTTCCGATAATATCCGCCTCGGCAGCCCGCAAACCAGTGATGAGAAAGTTTATGAAGCGGCAAAGCTTGCCCAAATCTATGATGAAGTGATGGAGTTTGACCACAAATTCGATACCGTCATCGGCGAACGCGGCGTCACCCTTTCCGGTGGGCAAAAACAGCGTTTGGCGATTGCCCGTGCCCTGCTCACAGACCCGCAGATATTGATTTTGGACGACGCGCTTTCCGCAGTGGACACCAAAACTGAACGTTTTATCCTGCAAAAACTGATTGAAACACGCAAGGGGAAAACCACCATCATCATCGCCCACCGCATTTCCAGCATCCAACATGCTGACCACATCATCGTTTTGGGCGATGGCAAAATAACCGAACGCGGAACCCATAACGAACTGGTTGCCCAGGGTGGATTGTATCACGATCTCTATGAAAAACAACGCATCCGGGCCCGCCTGGAAGGAGAAGAGTTATGA
- a CDS encoding methylaspartate mutase: protein MQYDEKRLTRIVATDCGSTTTKAILIEWVDGEYRQTIRGEAPTTVEAPLNDVTKGVINATQELEELARLKYDNPNIRFMENGRFVIPRDGDVGVDAYVSTSSAGGGLQMMVTGVVASMTGESAERAALGAGAIVMDLIASNDKRMNHEKIERIRELRPDMILMAGGEDGGTVKHVVEMAELVSGADPRPRLGAGYKLPVIYAGNKEAQQHIKDSLAEKVDLIVTDNIRPKLEKENLGPARDKIHDLFMEHVMKQAPGYNKLMEWCQGPDHQSVPIMPTPAAVGNIMQTIAREENIEVLGVDIGGATTDVFSVFTEEHIFNRTVSANLGMSYSISNVLASAGLENIMRWVPLDIDESYLRNMIKNKMIRPTTIPSLLEELVLEQAIAIEALRLAFEQHKEFASSLKGMQRQRDISEAFSQSTSGDTIVDMMSLDLLVGSGGVLSHAPRRHQTVMLLINAFLPEGVTRLAVDSIFMMPHLGVLSEISTKAATEVFKKDCMVYMGSCVAPVGKMKVGKPALHAKLELPDGSIWEEEIPFGEVRLVPCGVGEVAKASLKTHGGLILDENKSKELQVDLHGGIVGIVIDTRGRRPLVIPTERAERIATLKKWMRAFEVYPDKILQ from the coding sequence ATGCAATACGACGAAAAACGCCTGACCCGGATCGTTGCCACGGACTGCGGCAGCACGACCACAAAGGCAATTTTGATCGAATGGGTGGATGGCGAATATCGCCAAACCATCCGCGGCGAGGCGCCCACAACGGTGGAAGCCCCGCTGAACGACGTTACCAAGGGTGTGATAAACGCCACTCAAGAGCTGGAGGAACTGGCGCGGCTCAAGTATGACAACCCCAATATTCGGTTCATGGAAAACGGCAGGTTTGTGATTCCCCGTGATGGCGATGTTGGCGTTGATGCCTACGTTTCCACCTCTTCCGCTGGTGGAGGTTTGCAGATGATGGTCACCGGTGTGGTGGCTTCCATGACCGGAGAAAGTGCCGAACGCGCGGCTTTGGGCGCTGGAGCCATCGTGATGGACCTCATTGCCAGCAACGACAAACGCATGAACCACGAAAAGATTGAACGCATCCGCGAGCTGCGCCCAGACATGATTCTGATGGCAGGCGGCGAGGATGGCGGAACCGTGAAACACGTGGTGGAAATGGCGGAACTCGTCAGCGGTGCCGACCCCAGACCGAGGCTGGGAGCGGGCTACAAGCTTCCCGTGATTTACGCTGGAAACAAGGAAGCCCAACAGCACATCAAAGATTCACTGGCAGAAAAGGTTGACCTCATCGTGACCGACAACATCCGCCCCAAGCTGGAAAAAGAAAACCTCGGCCCCGCCCGTGACAAAATTCACGACCTTTTCATGGAACACGTGATGAAACAAGCCCCTGGCTATAACAAACTCATGGAATGGTGTCAGGGTCCAGATCATCAAAGCGTGCCCATCATGCCCACACCCGCTGCCGTTGGAAACATCATGCAAACCATTGCCAGAGAAGAAAATATCGAGGTTCTTGGCGTGGACATCGGCGGCGCCACCACTGACGTCTTTTCAGTTTTCACCGAAGAGCATATCTTCAACCGCACCGTGAGCGCGAACCTCGGCATGAGCTATAGCATCTCCAACGTTTTGGCATCCGCCGGCTTGGAAAACATCATGCGCTGGGTGCCGCTGGACATCGACGAAAGCTATCTGCGCAACATGATTAAAAACAAAATGATTCGTCCTACCACCATTCCTTCCCTTTTGGAAGAGCTGGTTTTGGAACAGGCCATCGCCATCGAGGCTCTGCGTCTGGCTTTTGAACAGCACAAGGAATTTGCCAGCAGCCTGAAGGGAATGCAGCGCCAGCGCGACATTTCCGAAGCTTTCAGCCAGTCCACTTCCGGCGACACGATTGTGGACATGATGAGCCTCGACCTTCTGGTTGGCAGTGGCGGTGTGCTTTCCCACGCTCCCCGCAGACACCAGACCGTGATGCTGCTCATCAACGCTTTCTTGCCTGAAGGCGTCACCCGTCTCGCTGTGGACAGCATTTTCATGATGCCCCATCTCGGCGTGCTTTCCGAAATCAGCACCAAGGCTGCCACCGAAGTTTTCAAAAAAGACTGCATGGTCTATATGGGCAGTTGCGTTGCCCCGGTTGGCAAGATGAAGGTTGGCAAACCCGCTTTGCATGCCAAGCTGGAGCTTCCTGACGGCAGCATCTGGGAAGAGGAAATCCCCTTTGGCGAAGTGCGCCTGGTTCCCTGCGGAGTTGGCGAAGTTGCCAAAGCCAGCCTCAAAACCCATGGCGGCCTCATTTTGGACGAAAACAAGAGCAAGGAATTGCAGGTTGATTTGCACGGCGGCATCGTCGGCATTGTTATTGACACCCGTGGCAGAAGGCCTCTGGTTATCCCAACCGAGCGCGCTGAACGCATCGCGACCCTGAAAAAGTGGATGCGCGCATTCGAAGTTTATCCAGACAAGATATTGCAATAG
- a CDS encoding ComF family protein has product MNPDKKTTSNKPKTRNGGILSAVDKLLFPPLCLACGCRIDSASQVLCEQCQERLVPILENYCLKCGSPLENYNCEACSHLDFVFDFARAAFVYQSPTRELVHSLKYDSLNSPAAFFSRALMEIPAANRFGARFDCVCAIPLHRVRKRERGFNQAELLARKLASMLGLPYVQPIYRRVYTRSQTNLSRQARLENLAGAFALRRKSDIAGKRVILVDDVFTTGSTVNEASKLLKDAGAARVAVLTATRAV; this is encoded by the coding sequence GGATAAACTTTTGTTCCCACCGCTTTGCCTTGCCTGCGGCTGCCGGATTGATTCCGCGTCCCAGGTCTTGTGCGAGCAGTGTCAGGAGCGTCTTGTTCCCATCTTGGAAAATTATTGCCTGAAATGTGGCTCGCCTTTGGAAAATTATAATTGCGAAGCCTGTTCCCATCTGGATTTTGTTTTTGATTTCGCTCGCGCGGCTTTTGTCTATCAATCTCCCACCCGGGAGCTTGTCCACAGCCTGAAATATGACTCTCTGAACTCCCCAGCCGCCTTTTTCAGCCGTGCTTTGATGGAAATCCCCGCCGCAAATCGTTTTGGCGCACGCTTTGATTGCGTGTGTGCCATTCCGCTGCACCGGGTTCGCAAGCGTGAACGCGGCTTCAACCAAGCCGAGCTTCTGGCACGCAAACTGGCATCAATGCTGGGTTTGCCTTATGTCCAGCCCATTTATCGGCGCGTTTACACCCGCAGCCAGACAAACCTGAGCCGCCAAGCCAGGCTGGAAAACCTTGCCGGAGCCTTTGCGCTGCGTCGAAAATCGGATATCGCGGGCAAGCGGGTAATTTTGGTGGACGATGTTTTTACCACTGGCTCCACCGTGAATGAAGCCTCCAAGCTTCTGAAAGATGCCGGCGCCGCCAGGGTTGCGGTGCTCACAGCAACCAGGGCGGTTTAA